A genomic window from Chitinophagales bacterium includes:
- the cas2 gene encoding CRISPR-associated endonuclease Cas2 — MYVILVYDIEARRVGRMLKLCRQYLNWIQNSVFEGEITEVKLKELISRAKKFLVLEKDSIIIFKSRDEKWLEKQIVGCEKNKIETFL; from the coding sequence ATGTATGTAATCCTCGTTTACGACATTGAAGCGCGGAGAGTTGGCAGGATGCTGAAGCTCTGCCGGCAATACCTGAACTGGATTCAGAACTCGGTATTTGAAGGTGAGATCACAGAGGTGAAACTGAAGGAGCTGATCAGCCGTGCTAAAAAATTTTTGGTTCTTGAAAAGGACAGCATCATCATTTTCAAGAGCCGGGATGAGAAGTGGCTCGAAAAGCAGATTGTAGGATGCGAGAAAAACAAGATAGAAACGTTTTTATAG
- the cas1b gene encoding type I-B CRISPR-associated endonuclease Cas1, with translation MKKTYYLFNAGRMSRKDNTLQFTPQDEEGKELPPKYIPIESVSDLYCYGALDANSALYNFLGKSQVAVHFFDYYEHYTGSFMPKDYLLAGKVQIEQTMHHVKKEKRMVLARLFIEGAAFNMLKNLRYYNNREKNVQPQIDSIEQFMEMLHGYTEVDELMGLEGNIRQCYYQAFETIIDEFTMGNRTKQPPSNEVNALISFGNMMCYSLCLGQIYHTQLNPTISFLHEPGARRYSLALDLAEIFKPLLVDRTIFTVLNKKQLQADDFRIELNRCIMKDAAKKTFVKAFEERINETIQHRSLKRSVSYKHLVKLECYKLSKHILGVETYKPFKTWW, from the coding sequence ATGAAAAAAACCTATTACCTCTTCAATGCAGGGCGAATGAGCCGCAAAGACAATACCCTTCAATTCACGCCTCAGGATGAGGAAGGAAAAGAGCTGCCTCCGAAATACATCCCTATTGAAAGCGTGAGCGACCTCTATTGCTATGGCGCACTTGATGCCAATTCTGCGCTTTACAACTTCCTGGGCAAGAGCCAGGTCGCCGTCCATTTCTTCGACTATTACGAGCACTATACCGGGTCCTTCATGCCAAAGGATTACTTGCTTGCAGGCAAGGTACAGATCGAACAGACGATGCACCACGTGAAAAAAGAAAAAAGGATGGTGCTGGCGCGGCTCTTTATAGAGGGTGCCGCTTTTAACATGCTCAAAAACCTGCGCTACTACAATAACCGTGAGAAAAATGTGCAGCCGCAAATCGATTCCATCGAGCAGTTCATGGAAATGCTGCACGGTTATACGGAGGTGGACGAGCTGATGGGGCTGGAAGGTAACATCCGGCAATGCTATTACCAGGCGTTTGAAACCATCATCGATGAATTTACGATGGGCAACCGCACCAAACAGCCTCCTTCCAACGAGGTGAATGCACTCATTTCATTCGGAAACATGATGTGCTACAGCCTCTGCCTGGGACAGATCTATCATACCCAGCTCAATCCTACCATCAGCTTTCTTCATGAGCCGGGAGCACGCCGGTATTCCCTTGCGCTTGACCTTGCGGAAATTTTCAAGCCGCTCCTGGTTGACCGTACCATCTTTACGGTGCTTAATAAAAAGCAGCTTCAGGCGGATGATTTCCGCATCGAGCTGAACCGGTGCATAATGAAGGATGCAGCGAAAAAGACTTTTGTTAAGGCTTTCGAAGAACGGATCAATGAAACCATACAGCATAGGTCGCTGAAGAGGAGCGTCAGCTACAAGCACCTGGTAAAACTGGAGTGTTATAAGCTCAGCAAGCACATTCTGGGGGTGGAGACATACAAACCCTTTAAAACGTGGTGGTAG
- the cas4 gene encoding CRISPR-associated protein Cas4, protein MPLTATHIAYYHLCRRKLWLFANGITMEHTSDLVADGRFIHENSYERRADKFSEVEIDGSKIDFYDAKNKVIHETKRSAAREVAHGWQVKYYIYLLKKSGIEGVSGKIEYPVFHQCTDVLLTQDDEIYIEKTIRNIEELTASPACPPKIEKKKCRYCSYFDFCWSEEY, encoded by the coding sequence ATGCCCCTCACCGCCACCCACATCGCCTACTACCACCTCTGCAGGCGCAAGCTGTGGCTCTTTGCAAATGGCATCACCATGGAGCACACCTCCGACCTCGTCGCAGATGGCAGGTTCATCCATGAAAATTCATATGAGCGAAGGGCAGATAAGTTCTCAGAAGTGGAGATAGACGGCTCAAAGATTGATTTTTACGATGCAAAAAATAAGGTGATCCATGAAACCAAGCGCTCAGCCGCACGCGAAGTGGCACACGGGTGGCAGGTGAAATACTACATTTATCTGCTGAAAAAAAGTGGTATCGAGGGAGTATCGGGGAAAATTGAATATCCGGTCTTTCATCAATGCACCGACGTATTGCTCACTCAAGACGATGAGATATATATAGAAAAAACTATCCGCAATATTGAAGAACTTACCGCATCGCCAGCTTGCCCGCCCAAAATTGAAAAGAAGAAATGCCGGTATTGCTCCTACTTCGATTTCTGCTGGTCAGAGGAATATTGA
- the cas3 gene encoding CRISPR-associated helicase Cas3', translating into MNNEPLAKPKGTTLKEHIENVTNEAKKIIQKHSFVIKKYEQLTGKSLERRLKVAAKFHDDGKKHLKWQIACKKENEIYLQTQKVNGGYLQKTGIRHEMESLYLHQNDKYPFSEVLKISIAAHHGKLGQSLETRWEKDENGKYKEFWNEFKRLSYTTFDLNYPENFSYSILKNYEFAGVRSYLQLADHRASILEDKKEIPEFGEFDYRFNLKWERKNVQKIAEDNWQDELLLLRAPTGSGKTDAALLWAKKQIENDKADRLVIAMPTRFTSNALSINVASSLSETGLYHSSAWFVRHFETAKKSYEAEHKAKLQHEFARLLETPVTICTIDHLLISLTHSREDHHSITFNLAHSCVVIDEADFYDEFTQANILQLLKVLKLLEVPVLIMSASLPQSSLELYQSTGFKPKEIKEDTSENLRIRCSIENIKKYKVVNELQDLLVKSLDQPTIIYANTVAKAVEFYQWFKNRGKLPVLYHSRFTEPDKLKKEELLLDDFGKEAWRHKKANGIAILTQIGEMSVNISADYMITDICPIDRLVQRIGRLSRFEFINATGKLNVIIPFKDNEVYPAPYGNYIMKKGWTMSKPLEDTINLLQPKSYNAFELVDLVNKIYKELPKFSSRTEINADKLKDHIIDNWLILPLALTEQDEENTHVWKSRDIDSQVDIYVLDPYDYLEKNLQRFKDLEKNKHKECFFDNYKEFMYFRNQYVISCPNYLFQKARKNGKVYQRNKIWIGDNKESKSIWCTSNYDSDLGLVLDDKDNF; encoded by the coding sequence ATGAATAATGAACCATTAGCTAAACCGAAAGGCACTACGCTAAAAGAGCACATAGAAAATGTAACTAACGAAGCAAAAAAAATTATTCAGAAACATTCATTTGTTATAAAAAAGTATGAACAGCTAACTGGTAAAAGTTTAGAGAGGCGTTTGAAGGTTGCAGCAAAATTTCATGACGACGGTAAGAAGCATTTGAAGTGGCAAATTGCCTGTAAGAAAGAAAATGAGATTTATTTACAAACTCAAAAGGTTAATGGTGGGTACTTGCAAAAAACAGGCATACGTCATGAAATGGAAAGTCTTTACTTGCATCAAAATGATAAATATCCCTTTTCAGAAGTTTTGAAAATATCAATAGCAGCACATCATGGGAAATTAGGGCAATCATTGGAAACAAGATGGGAAAAAGATGAAAATGGGAAATACAAGGAATTTTGGAATGAATTCAAAAGATTAAGCTATACAACATTTGACTTAAACTATCCTGAAAACTTCAGTTATTCTATTTTAAAAAATTATGAATTTGCTGGAGTAAGAAGCTATTTGCAATTAGCAGATCACCGGGCAAGTATATTAGAAGATAAAAAAGAAATTCCGGAATTTGGGGAATTTGATTATCGGTTTAATCTCAAATGGGAAAGAAAAAATGTTCAGAAAATAGCTGAAGATAACTGGCAGGATGAGTTACTTCTTTTACGTGCACCAACAGGTTCAGGGAAAACAGATGCAGCTTTACTTTGGGCAAAAAAACAAATTGAAAACGACAAAGCTGATCGTTTAGTTATTGCAATGCCAACACGTTTTACTTCAAATGCTTTATCCATAAATGTCGCAAGCTCTTTATCAGAAACAGGTTTATATCATTCCAGTGCTTGGTTTGTGAGACATTTTGAGACAGCTAAGAAATCTTATGAAGCGGAGCATAAAGCAAAGCTGCAACATGAATTTGCCCGGCTTTTAGAAACTCCCGTTACTATTTGTACAATTGATCATTTATTAATCTCGCTTACACATAGCAGAGAAGACCATCATTCCATTACGTTTAATTTAGCCCATAGTTGTGTTGTTATTGATGAAGCTGATTTTTATGATGAATTTACTCAGGCTAATATTCTCCAGTTATTAAAAGTGTTGAAACTTTTGGAAGTGCCGGTTTTGATTATGAGTGCTTCATTACCTCAATCATCTTTGGAATTATATCAATCAACAGGATTTAAACCAAAGGAAATTAAAGAAGATACTTCAGAGAATTTGAGAATAAGATGTTCTATAGAAAACATCAAGAAATATAAGGTTGTAAATGAACTTCAGGATTTGTTGGTTAAATCTTTAGATCAACCTACTATCATTTATGCAAATACCGTCGCCAAAGCAGTGGAATTTTATCAATGGTTCAAGAATAGAGGAAAGTTGCCAGTTTTATATCATAGCAGATTTACTGAACCAGATAAATTAAAAAAAGAGGAACTACTATTGGATGATTTTGGCAAAGAGGCATGGCGACATAAAAAGGCAAATGGAATAGCTATTCTTACTCAGATTGGAGAAATGAGCGTTAATATAAGTGCTGATTATATGATAACTGATATATGCCCTATTGATAGATTAGTTCAAAGAATTGGCAGATTATCAAGATTTGAGTTTATTAATGCAACAGGTAAACTAAATGTAATTATACCATTCAAAGATAATGAAGTTTATCCTGCTCCTTATGGAAACTATATAATGAAGAAAGGTTGGACGATGAGTAAACCTTTGGAAGATACTATTAATCTTCTGCAGCCTAAATCTTATAATGCTTTTGAATTGGTTGATTTAGTTAATAAGATTTATAAGGAATTGCCAAAGTTTTCAAGCCGAACGGAAATTAATGCAGATAAATTAAAAGATCATATTATCGATAATTGGTTAATTCTTCCTTTAGCACTAACCGAACAAGATGAAGAAAATACGCATGTGTGGAAAAGCAGAGACATTGATTCCCAAGTTGATATTTACGTTTTAGATCCATATGATTATCTGGAAAAAAATCTTCAAAGATTCAAAGATTTAGAAAAGAATAAACATAAAGAGTGCTTCTTTGACAACTACAAAGAATTTATGTATTTCCGAAACCAATACGTTATCAGTTGCCCTAATTATCTTTTTCAAAAAGCCCGAAAAAATGGGAAAGTCTATCAAAGAAATAAAATATGGATTGGAGATAATAAAGAATCGAAGTCAATATGGTGTACTAGCAACTACGATTCAGATTTGGGATTAGTGTTAGATGATAAAGATAACTTTTAA
- a CDS encoding DevR family CRISPR-associated autoregulator, whose protein sequence is MENIKGILVSILAPMENHIANGGEKLLGNASSIKRRNDGRVYISGQMQRHVLFSAIHRINEEEKNKTNDIEVVLKTNGEEKKEKQKYNQVEISNGKKLSDTYVSNGDGIGNAIEVDLRADMGGFMHPSAGSYSGRRTAPLTVTPAVATQQSQITRDLLVRLKVDTLTDDKQALATKEQSDSDMMLMNFFLDISNLSASKKFSYEKGFHVKTEYVKHVNEAERRRRVKLFLEATKSMIDYANEARNASTGEPQKVLIVFDTKMSRKACRYYDDTEIGKTQQKNIIEELKARDAFYIVGDDTTGEVSVQTAYKRALEELEKSTLFDPNGGNENIKTFTEAFPQAAQVDETPNAVTNE, encoded by the coding sequence ATGGAAAATATAAAAGGAATACTAGTTTCTATTCTCGCACCAATGGAGAATCACATTGCCAATGGCGGTGAAAAATTATTGGGTAATGCCTCCTCAATTAAAAGGCGTAATGATGGACGTGTTTACATTTCCGGGCAAATGCAACGTCATGTTTTATTTAGTGCTATTCACCGCATTAATGAAGAAGAAAAAAACAAGACTAATGATATTGAAGTAGTATTAAAAACGAACGGAGAAGAAAAAAAGGAAAAACAGAAATATAATCAAGTTGAGATTTCTAATGGCAAGAAATTAAGTGATACTTATGTTTCCAATGGTGATGGCATTGGAAATGCTATAGAGGTTGATTTGCGGGCTGATATGGGTGGGTTCATGCATCCATCAGCAGGCAGTTATTCAGGAAGAAGAACAGCACCATTAACTGTAACACCTGCGGTCGCTACACAACAAAGTCAGATTACAAGAGACTTATTAGTGAGATTAAAAGTTGACACTTTAACTGATGATAAGCAAGCATTGGCTACAAAAGAGCAAAGCGATTCTGATATGATGTTAATGAATTTTTTTCTTGACATTTCCAATTTAAGTGCTTCAAAAAAGTTCAGTTACGAAAAGGGGTTTCATGTAAAAACAGAATATGTAAAGCATGTAAATGAAGCTGAAAGAAGAAGAAGGGTTAAGCTGTTTTTAGAAGCAACCAAATCAATGATAGATTATGCAAATGAAGCTCGTAACGCTTCAACAGGAGAACCACAAAAAGTATTGATTGTATTTGATACAAAGATGAGTAGGAAGGCTTGCAGATATTATGATGATACAGAAATAGGGAAAACTCAGCAAAAAAATATCATTGAAGAATTAAAAGCAAGGGATGCATTTTATATTGTTGGTGATGATACTACTGGTGAAGTGAGCGTTCAAACAGCATATAAAAGAGCCTTAGAAGAATTAGAAAAATCTACTCTCTTTGATCCAAATGGTGGTAATGAAAATATAAAAACATTTACCGAGGCTTTTCCGCAGGCTGCGCAAGTTGATGAGACGCCTAATGCTGTGACAAATGAATAA
- the cas5p gene encoding type I-PGING CRISPR-associated protein Cas5p: MTNTIDISVLFDKPELNHKASLFIEPLAPLSLVTSMPGAYYRSQREPSDFMIYGMLENLLGWHFTDDERNPIITNLKSHYKKQYKLNLNFAKTPVGYKPLLQHHLKIEQLLLKPSYYGSYEDYWTQHLKHNDIRHFDGSRNYDYSLEQEVNILKSGREELKIIKSKSKTIRESLQKEANKKKQEEIKKEIKKLEADLMKKSYEKMSNYYSSPKTREYIIVKNKYGYIVTSTPQLLKLLNECTNQLISPLYLGTNEGWVDLKIESL, from the coding sequence ATGACAAACACAATTGACATATCAGTACTTTTTGACAAGCCCGAACTTAATCATAAAGCGAGTTTATTCATTGAACCGCTTGCTCCTTTGTCGTTAGTCACTTCCATGCCTGGTGCATATTATAGGAGTCAACGAGAGCCATCTGATTTTATGATTTATGGAATGTTGGAAAATTTATTAGGGTGGCATTTTACTGATGATGAAAGGAACCCGATTATCACAAATTTAAAAAGTCACTATAAGAAGCAATACAAGTTAAATTTAAATTTTGCTAAAACCCCTGTAGGTTATAAGCCTTTACTGCAACATCATTTGAAAATTGAGCAATTATTACTCAAACCATCTTATTATGGTTCATATGAGGATTATTGGACGCAACATTTAAAGCATAATGATATAAGGCATTTTGATGGTTCCAGAAATTATGATTACTCCTTGGAACAAGAAGTCAATATTTTAAAAAGTGGTAGAGAAGAACTAAAAATAATTAAGTCGAAATCGAAAACAATAAGGGAATCATTACAAAAAGAGGCAAATAAAAAAAAACAAGAGGAAATAAAAAAAGAGATTAAAAAATTAGAAGCTGATCTAATGAAAAAAAGTTATGAAAAAATGTCAAATTATTATTCAAGTCCAAAAACAAGGGAATATATAATTGTCAAAAATAAATACGGTTATATAGTCACGTCTACACCTCAATTATTAAAACTTTTGAATGAATGCACTAATCAACTAATTTCTCCCTTGTATTTAGGAACAAATGAAGGATGGGTTGATTTAAAAATTGAAAGTTTATGA
- the cas6 gene encoding CRISPR-associated endoribonuclease Cas6 → MRIRLSFQVPPQSVLPVNYQYAVSAWIYKCLFHGDPAFSQWLHEQGYSYQGKRFKLFTFSQLKCSFTMEGDRMALNAPNAELLISFLIDEQVAHFVTGCFRNQECMIGDRVSHVSFTIAAIEVLPAPAFSDTMRYRLLSPLCITRSRIHEGGEGYEFLSPDHVYYKNFLVQNLIHKHHSVYAVAGSSEDFLPEQCTLKVLSSPRSRLIRIKDHTEAATNIRGWMFDFELKAPVELQRVGYYAGFGEKNAMGMGLGEVK, encoded by the coding sequence ATGCGTATCAGGTTATCTTTTCAGGTTCCTCCTCAAAGCGTGCTGCCTGTTAATTACCAATATGCCGTCTCGGCATGGATTTATAAATGTCTTTTCCATGGTGATCCGGCTTTCTCGCAGTGGCTTCATGAGCAGGGATATTCTTACCAAGGCAAGCGCTTCAAGCTCTTTACCTTCTCGCAGCTGAAATGCTCCTTCACGATGGAGGGCGACCGGATGGCGCTCAACGCACCGAATGCGGAGCTCCTTATCAGCTTTCTCATCGATGAGCAGGTAGCGCATTTTGTTACAGGCTGCTTCCGCAACCAGGAATGCATGATCGGCGACCGCGTGAGCCATGTAAGCTTTACAATCGCTGCCATTGAAGTATTGCCTGCTCCGGCCTTCAGCGATACCATGCGTTACCGGCTGCTTTCGCCACTGTGCATCACCCGCTCGCGCATCCATGAAGGCGGCGAAGGATACGAGTTTCTCTCACCGGACCATGTCTATTATAAAAATTTTTTGGTGCAGAACCTCATTCACAAGCACCACAGTGTTTATGCTGTTGCAGGAAGTTCGGAAGATTTCCTGCCGGAGCAATGTACATTGAAGGTATTATCATCCCCACGTTCGAGGCTGATCAGGATCAAAGACCATACGGAAGCCGCCACGAATATCCGCGGGTGGATGTTTGACTTCGAGCTGAAAGCACCTGTAGAATTACAGCGGGTAGGATATTATGCGGGGTTTGGGGAGAAGAATGCGATGGGGATGGGGCTGGGGGAGGTTAAATGA
- a CDS encoding YtxH domain-containing protein, whose protein sequence is MNSNTLSTVAAGFLTGFVLGILLAPMKGSELRQILFSNDDELEIEGLHNFNVNELTGEGSDSLEDIKRRMEQNR, encoded by the coding sequence ATGAATTCAAATACACTCTCTACAGTTGCCGCCGGCTTCCTAACCGGCTTTGTATTAGGAATATTACTTGCTCCGATGAAAGGAAGCGAACTGCGTCAAATTTTATTTAGTAATGATGATGAACTGGAGATAGAAGGGTTACATAATTTTAACGTCAATGAATTAACAGGTGAAGGCTCTGATTCCCTTGAAGACATTAAAAGGCGTATGGAACAGAACCGTTAG
- the bglX gene encoding beta-glucosidase BglX: protein MHKISSVSYYVLLILCFALPFKSVAQLSKAQFVDSLLNIMTPDEKIGQMTLFTSDWDVTGPTMNKNYLNDLKAGKVGGIFNAFTAKYVKRLQQVAVDQTRLHIPLIFGYDVIHGHRTIFPIPLAESCSWDLDAIEKSARIAAIEASAEGINWTFAPMVDIARDPRWGRIAEGAGEDSYLGSLIAKARVKGFQGNDLSRTNTIAACVKHYAAYGGAAAGRDYNTVDMSEQMLRDIYLPPYKAAIQAGVATVMTSFNELNGVPATGNSFLLTDILRKEWGFNGFVVTDYTSINEMVPHGFAADEKQAGEEALTAGVDMDMQGAIYEKFTRQSLTEGKVTQQEIDSAVRRILKVKYDLGLFKDPYLYCDEQRQASSVMTKENLHVERDIARRSMVLLKNDKEILPLKNVTSIAVIGPLANDPENMIGPWAAAGDGKKAISVLDGLKARSVEKGKIFYAKGCNINDDSTQFFSQAVVAAQKAEIVIMVLGESASMSGEAASRSDIGLPGVQQKLFDQIKKIGKPIVVVLVNGRPLAVPELDKQANAILEAWFAGTEAGYAIADILYGDYNPSGKLTTTFPRSVGQIPIYYNSKNTGRPFDANNKYTSKYLDISNTPLYPFGFGLSYTTFSYSNLNLSKTQLSLSDSLEVSVTVSNTGKFDGEEVVQLYVRDMVGSVTRPVKELKGFKKIILKSGESKTVTITLKASELGFYNKQMVYAAEPGTFKVFFGGSSEGGLEGNFELMK, encoded by the coding sequence ATGCATAAAATCTCATCAGTAAGCTATTATGTTCTGTTAATCTTATGTTTTGCTTTACCATTTAAATCAGTTGCTCAACTATCAAAAGCGCAATTTGTAGATTCTCTCTTAAATATTATGACGCCTGATGAAAAAATTGGGCAGATGACGCTTTTTACTTCCGATTGGGATGTGACAGGACCTACTATGAATAAGAATTACCTTAATGATTTAAAAGCGGGAAAAGTTGGAGGAATCTTTAATGCCTTCACTGCCAAATATGTTAAGCGATTACAACAAGTCGCGGTCGACCAGACACGACTCCATATTCCTTTAATTTTCGGTTACGATGTAATACATGGCCACCGTACCATTTTTCCGATCCCTCTTGCTGAGTCATGCAGCTGGGATTTGGATGCAATTGAAAAATCAGCACGTATTGCTGCTATCGAAGCATCGGCAGAAGGTATCAACTGGACCTTTGCACCTATGGTTGATATTGCAAGAGATCCGCGCTGGGGACGAATAGCAGAAGGTGCAGGCGAAGATTCCTATCTCGGTTCGCTCATTGCAAAGGCGCGCGTAAAGGGTTTTCAAGGTAATGATCTGTCCAGGACAAATACTATTGCTGCCTGTGTAAAACACTATGCTGCTTACGGAGGCGCAGCTGCAGGAAGAGATTATAATACGGTAGATATGTCGGAACAAATGTTGCGTGATATCTATCTTCCTCCTTACAAAGCGGCAATACAAGCGGGTGTAGCAACCGTGATGACATCTTTTAATGAATTGAATGGAGTGCCGGCAACAGGAAATTCTTTTTTGCTTACAGATATATTGAGAAAGGAATGGGGCTTTAATGGATTCGTTGTTACAGACTATACATCTATTAATGAAATGGTGCCGCATGGATTTGCTGCCGATGAAAAACAGGCAGGAGAAGAGGCATTAACCGCCGGTGTAGATATGGATATGCAGGGCGCCATTTACGAAAAATTTACCAGGCAGTCGCTTACAGAAGGAAAGGTTACCCAGCAGGAAATTGATAGTGCAGTCAGGCGGATTTTAAAAGTAAAATACGATTTAGGACTATTTAAAGATCCCTATTTATACTGTGATGAACAGCGCCAGGCTTCTTCCGTTATGACAAAAGAAAATTTACATGTGGAGCGGGATATAGCGCGACGATCAATGGTACTTTTAAAAAATGATAAAGAAATTCTGCCCCTAAAAAATGTAACTTCTATTGCGGTGATTGGTCCTCTGGCTAATGACCCTGAAAATATGATTGGACCGTGGGCTGCTGCCGGAGATGGAAAAAAAGCCATCTCAGTTTTGGATGGATTAAAGGCAAGGAGTGTTGAAAAGGGTAAAATTTTTTATGCTAAAGGGTGTAATATTAATGATGATTCAACACAGTTTTTTTCTCAGGCAGTGGTTGCAGCTCAGAAGGCAGAAATTGTAATAATGGTTCTCGGGGAGAGTGCTTCCATGAGCGGGGAAGCAGCAAGCCGTTCCGATATTGGTTTACCAGGTGTTCAGCAAAAATTATTTGATCAGATAAAAAAAATAGGGAAACCGATAGTAGTTGTCTTAGTAAACGGGCGACCACTTGCAGTGCCTGAGTTAGATAAGCAGGCAAATGCGATTCTGGAGGCGTGGTTTGCAGGAACGGAAGCTGGCTATGCTATTGCAGATATATTATACGGAGATTATAATCCTTCCGGGAAATTAACGACAACTTTTCCCCGCAGTGTAGGACAAATTCCTATCTATTACAATTCAAAAAATACCGGTCGGCCGTTTGATGCAAACAATAAGTATACTTCGAAATATCTTGATATTTCCAATACCCCTTTGTATCCATTTGGATTTGGCCTCAGCTATACCACATTCAGTTATTCAAATTTAAATCTGAGCAAAACACAATTGAGCCTGTCAGATTCCCTGGAGGTTTCTGTTACGGTTTCAAATACAGGAAAATTTGATGGTGAAGAAGTAGTTCAATTGTATGTCCGTGATATGGTAGGAAGTGTAACACGCCCGGTAAAAGAGCTAAAGGGCTTTAAGAAGATAATACTAAAATCCGGTGAAAGTAAAACCGTTACCATAACCTTAAAAGCCAGCGAACTCGGATTTTATAACAAGCAAATGGTTTATGCAGCAGAGCCGGGGACTTTTAAAGTTTTTTTTGGCGGAAGTTCGGAAGGCGGCTTAGAGGGCAATTTTGAGCTGATGAAATAA